A region of Acidobacteriota bacterium DNA encodes the following proteins:
- a CDS encoding serine/threonine protein kinase, whose amino-acid sequence MSRTLQPEDVISHYKIIGPLGAGGMGEVYLAQDLTLERNVALKILPPSLVKDEERLRRFVLEAKSASSLSHPHIVTIYEIGQDRVRPKGEGESGDRSPAVHFISMELVSGDTLTAKIHQEKTDLRTLLGWLAQAAEGLAKAHAAGIVHRDLKPGNIMVTRDGYAKVLDFGLAKLTEKREADPELSSAPTEVKDGTSAGVVLGTVGYMSPEQVRGKAVDHRSDIFSFGCVLYEAATRRRPFIAESNVETMHKILNEKPAPVEDLNPAAPAEVRRLIRRCLAKSADQRLQSMKDLAIELREIVEEYDALSACGSRGAVEPQGPASSDRWGRRDPEASGRGHRGADFLPRRRLPLLPGP is encoded by the coding sequence ATGAGCCGAACCCTCCAGCCGGAAGACGTCATCTCCCATTACAAGATCATCGGGCCCCTCGGCGCCGGCGGGATGGGTGAGGTTTACCTCGCGCAGGATCTGACCCTCGAGCGAAACGTCGCGCTGAAGATCCTCCCGCCCTCGCTCGTGAAGGACGAGGAGCGCCTGAGGCGCTTCGTCCTCGAGGCGAAGTCGGCCTCGTCCCTCAGCCATCCGCACATCGTCACCATCTACGAGATCGGCCAGGATCGGGTGCGCCCGAAGGGGGAGGGAGAGTCGGGCGATCGCTCGCCTGCGGTCCACTTCATCTCGATGGAGCTGGTCAGCGGCGACACGCTGACGGCGAAAATCCATCAGGAGAAGACCGACCTGCGCACGCTCCTCGGCTGGCTCGCGCAGGCCGCCGAGGGGCTCGCGAAGGCGCACGCGGCGGGCATCGTCCACCGGGATCTCAAGCCCGGCAACATCATGGTCACCAGGGACGGCTACGCGAAGGTCCTCGACTTCGGCCTGGCGAAGCTCACGGAGAAGCGCGAGGCGGACCCGGAGCTGAGCTCGGCGCCGACCGAGGTGAAGGACGGCACGAGCGCCGGCGTCGTCCTCGGCACCGTGGGGTACATGTCCCCGGAGCAGGTGAGAGGGAAGGCGGTCGATCACCGCTCCGACATCTTCTCGTTCGGCTGTGTCCTGTACGAAGCCGCGACGCGGCGGCGGCCGTTCATCGCCGAGTCGAACGTCGAGACGATGCACAAGATCCTGAACGAGAAGCCGGCACCGGTGGAGGATCTGAACCCGGCGGCGCCCGCGGAGGTGAGGCGGCTCATCCGCCGCTGCCTCGCGAAGAGCGCCGACCAGCGCCTTCAGTCGATGAAGGATCTGGCGATCGAGCTGCGGGAGATCGTCGAGGAATACGACGCGCTGTCGGCCTGTGGGTCGCGAGGGGCGGTGGAGCCTCAGGGTCCGGCAAGTAGCGACCGGTGGGGACGTCGAGATCCTGAAGCCTCAGGACGCGGACATCGAGGGGCTGACTTTCTCCCTCGACGGAGACTACCTCTACTACCAGGGCCGTGA
- a CDS encoding PD40 domain-containing protein, whose translation MNLQPNPTPGIFLFDPDSGKQERLGDDRVPFVSEISWLPDGSGLVFPGNQLGAAAQLWLISYPEGRVRRLTNDQSEYANLSVSKDAKSLAAIRRSSTANVWVVPATGAGKLRQITRDAGANGAIGLFDIWRDGTIVFVARGGDSPALFRVGADGGNRQLLSAGSGAVFAPRFLTDAVFYMQFGDDRVPHIWRAGSGDERSKRLTDGAGEDLKSVSPDGRTILFSRFGQPGQLWSMPAEGGEPIRMAEDLDGAVSYSPDGKLVWYGASRKIGGLYRAVSVILPAAGGQPVARLDLLPGANKVDWAPDSKALTFVRGVGAAEDVYRQPIAGGDPVPITHFKEGRIAGTGIGRTSRLAILRELEGIRNLWASPAGGGEPVQVTDFKTGVIFYAAWGPDAKDLFFTYGEAIEDVVLIRDFR comes from the coding sequence GTGAATCTTCAACCGAATCCGACGCCCGGCATCTTTCTCTTCGACCCGGACAGCGGAAAGCAGGAGCGCCTCGGCGACGACCGGGTGCCGTTCGTCTCCGAGATCTCGTGGCTTCCCGACGGCAGCGGCCTCGTCTTCCCCGGAAATCAGCTCGGCGCCGCCGCGCAGCTCTGGTTGATCTCGTACCCGGAGGGACGCGTTCGGCGGCTCACCAACGACCAGAGCGAGTACGCAAACCTCAGCGTCTCGAAGGACGCGAAGAGCCTTGCCGCGATCCGGCGGTCGAGCACGGCGAACGTCTGGGTGGTTCCGGCCACGGGAGCGGGAAAGCTTCGCCAGATCACCCGGGACGCAGGCGCCAACGGCGCCATCGGCCTGTTCGACATCTGGCGGGACGGCACGATCGTCTTCGTCGCCAGGGGGGGCGATTCCCCGGCTCTCTTCAGGGTTGGCGCCGACGGGGGAAACCGGCAGTTGCTCTCCGCGGGGTCGGGGGCCGTCTTCGCGCCGCGCTTCCTGACGGACGCGGTCTTCTACATGCAATTCGGAGACGATCGTGTCCCCCACATCTGGCGAGCCGGATCGGGCGACGAGCGCTCGAAGCGCCTCACGGACGGCGCCGGCGAAGATCTCAAGAGCGTCTCGCCCGACGGGCGGACGATTCTGTTCAGCCGGTTCGGCCAGCCCGGCCAACTCTGGTCGATGCCGGCGGAGGGAGGTGAGCCGATCCGGATGGCCGAGGACCTCGACGGCGCCGTGAGCTACTCACCCGACGGCAAGCTCGTGTGGTATGGGGCGTCGAGGAAGATCGGCGGCCTGTATCGCGCCGTCAGCGTGATCCTCCCCGCGGCGGGGGGGCAACCGGTTGCGAGGCTCGATCTTCTTCCCGGGGCCAACAAAGTCGACTGGGCGCCGGACAGCAAGGCTCTGACCTTCGTCAGGGGGGTTGGCGCTGCCGAAGACGTCTACCGCCAGCCGATCGCGGGAGGCGACCCCGTGCCAATCACGCATTTCAAGGAGGGTCGCATCGCTGGCACCGGCATCGGGCGCACGTCCAGGCTCGCGATCCTCAGGGAGCTGGAGGGAATCAGGAACCTCTGGGCGTCGCCGGCGGGAGGTGGTGAACCGGTCCAGGTCACCGACTTCAAGACCGGCGTCATCTTCTACGCCGCGTGGGGACCCGACGCGAAGGACCTCTTCTTCACGTACGGCGAGGCGATCGAGGACGTCGTCCTGATCCGCGACTTCCGATAG